A window of Bacillota bacterium genomic DNA:
GGGCGAACTTCTCTCGCCGTCAGTGTTGCGTCGAACGTGTTGGCGCTTCTCGTTGGAGTGCCGGTGGGACTGATAGCAGGTTACTATGGGCGTTGGGCTGACACCTGCCTCATGCGCCTTGCCGATATCCAGCTGTCGGTGCCGACAACTCTCCTGGCCATTGCCGTAGTTGCCGTGTTAGGTCCGAGCATGGTGAACCTGGTCATTGTGCTGGCGATTACCCGGTGGGTGTTATATGCCCGCGCCGTGAGGGCGAGCGTTCTGGAGATCAAGGAGAGGGAATTCGTGGAAGCCGCAGTAGCAGCTGGCGCGCCCCATCTGGTGGTGATCAAGCGGCACGTTCTACGGAATGTTATGACGCCAATCATCATCATAACATCTCAGGGCATCGGATTCATAATCCTGCTTGAGGCGGCGCTCAGCTTCCTCGGCCTTGGAGTACAACCTCCCCATCCCAGCTGGGGTGAGATGATCGCCGCGGGCCGCC
This region includes:
- a CDS encoding ABC transporter permease, whose amino-acid sequence is GRTSLAVSVASNVLALLVGVPVGLIAGYYGRWADTCLMRLADIQLSVPTTLLAIAVVAVLGPSMVNLVIVLAITRWVLYARAVRASVLEIKEREFVEAAVAAGAPHLVVIKRHVLRNVMTPIIIITSQGIGFIILLEAALSFLGLGVQPPHPSWGEMIAAGRQYLNVAPWVVLAPGLALMITVLAVNFLGDGIRDLLDPRLRW